A genomic region of Chaetodon auriga isolate fChaAug3 chromosome 11, fChaAug3.hap1, whole genome shotgun sequence contains the following coding sequences:
- the LOC143327879 gene encoding isoaspartyl peptidase/L-asparaginase, whose protein sequence is MSAVVVVHGGAWAIPDKLAKASVDGVKAAAREGSSVLKTGGSALDAVEAAVRSMEDNTVFNAGHGAALNADGEVELDAIIMDGRTLASGAVSSVKNIANPVSLARAVMEKTAHVMLTSKGANLFAESIGVVTVPTDTLVTEYEKKEWEKHKNYIAGVMEDFNSQWAHDTVGAVAVDCAGNVACATSTGGIRNKMVGRVGDSPIVGAGGYADNCSGAVSCTGHGESILKVTLARLILSHVEQGKSVADSSQLSLQYMADRVRGAGGSIVVCPSGQWAATFTTERMAWAAVDHDVLWYGLDPNERFKEQLTE, encoded by the exons ATGTCAGCAGTGGTGGTCGTGCATGGCGGGGCGTGGGCCATACCGGACAAACTGGCCAAGGCCTCTGTCGATGGAGTGAAGGCTGCAGCGCGTGAAGGGTCTTCAGTGCTGAAAACAGGAGGAAGTGCGCTGGATGCTGTTGAGGCAGCTGTGAGATCTATGGAAGATAACACTGTGTTTAATGCAG GGCACGGAGCAGCACTCAATGCTGATGGAGAAGTGGAGCTGGATGCCATTATCATGGATGGAAGGACACTTGCCAGTGGTGCGGTGTCTTCAGTGAAGAACATTGCCAACCCCGTGTCACTGGCCCGGGCAGTGATGGAAAAG ACTGCCCACGTCATGTTGACGAGCAAAGGTGCAAACCTGTTTGCAGAGAGCATCGGCGTGGTCACGGTTCCCACTGACACACTGGTGACTGAGTACGAGAAGAAAGAATGGGAGAAGCACAAGAATTATATTGCCGGAGTCATGGAAGATTTCAACTCTCAGTG GGCCCATGATACTGTTGGGGCGGTCGCTGTGGACTGTGCTGGAAATGTTGCATGTGCAACATCAACTGGAGGGATCAGAAATAAAATGGTTGGCAGAGTTGGAGACTCTCCGATTGTTG GTGCTGGAGGATACGCAGACAACTGTAGTGGTGCAGTGTCTTGTACCGGTCATGGAGAGTCTATTCTCAAAGTCACATTGGCCAGACTCATTCTTTCACATGTTGAACAAG gtaAATCAGTCGCAGATTCTTCACAGCTGTCTCTGCAGTACATGGCAGACCGTGTCCGCGGTGCAGGAGGCTCTATTGTTGTCTGTCCATCGGGACAGTGGGCAGCTACATTTACCACAGAACGAATGGCATGGGCCGCAGTGGATCATGATGTTCTGTGGTATGGATTAGACCCGAATGAAAGATTTAAAGAGCAACTGACAGAGTAA